ACAGGCAAAAATACCTCTCACAACTGGGAGTTCCTGGTGGCTGTCCTGGTCACAGCCATCTCTGTCTCAATTCTCATCACCCTTCTGGCTAAATGCCAGGTGGTTCGGCGTTACCTGGCCAGCTATAGGCACACACggctgagagagacagacactgTTAGCCAGTGTGACCCGTCAGGTTTGGTTTTGTACCCGCATACCTTTAtttacaaatgttttctttgtacagtatgtagaaTTTCTGCTATATTTGGCACTCAGCCATGTTTGTATTCAGCATTGAAAACAGTGATGCTTCACTGATGATGACATAAACATTTAGGagctaaacaaaataaatttgtgAATTTATaagaaacaataaatgtaaagcTTTTGTTTTACTATTCAACCTTCTCCTAGTTCACCAAAGCTTTTAATTCCTCTTCCCTTTGGTTACACAAGaggtgatgtgttttatgttttacagaGATAGCACCAATATTATGTCTGGAATAAATATTagaatgcagaaaaaaaataaaaacatggatAAAGTGTCTGTGTTGCCACAGTGTGTTTAGCGACTGTTTAAGCTTTGccaaacaatatttttaaaatcaacaATCAAATTACTAGTTTAGTAGAATAGAGAAGTATCACCCAACTATTCAATCCCCCTTAGCCGTATGGAGCATTTTAGTGTCTTTGagctcattgttttagttttatggcCTGCTGTTTTCTGCGAAAAAGGTTAGATTAACTGACaatacctgcccagcaccaaatggcagacagacagacagactttgTGACTAAAAACACTTTGCACTTCAGAAGCAGAATCTGACACTTGAAGAGACAATATAATTACATTtcatgttcaaaatgttttttttcctgtgcttTATACAGTGCTGTCTGAAATCACTACAACCTTTCATGGTCAAAAACTAATgaggaaaaattttaaaagcTAGAAAATGTGACAGCATCAATAATGATTTTCTTTAAGCCACACTCTGCTTGTGAGCCGATAAAACAATAATCATTAAAAGCTCATTGTCAGTAACATTCTGTCAAACTTCATCTGATCACATAAATCCAGTTAATTTGTCACTGGTAAAGCAGCTTCAGGCTGTACATCAATGTGACAATACAGATTACAGTTTTCACTTgtgcattttttcatttttctaaaCACAGTCAGTTAGAATAACATATAGCATTTACCTTTAAATAGAGGGTTAGTCCTAATGCCGTACAACTCTTGTGTTTCTATTGCTGCTTCCAGGGCTGGAGGTAGAATTTGCTATGCAGAGGGGTCATGGAATTAACCCTCACTGTATCCCTCCTGTGAGCGAGGAGGATGATGACGGCTTCATTGAGGACAACTACATCCCGGCCAGTGAGAGAGCGAGGGCTGAAAGAGCAGCAGAGAAGATGGAGGACACAGAGGAAGAAATGGATGAAATTGAATTTACAATCGCTTAGTAGGACTGTCTCTAAATCTCCTCAGCAATAAACCACCTTGGGCCACCAATTCCACTCCCCTTTTCTTTGGTATGGTTCATATTGTCGATCATAAAATGGCCACTTGGTAAACATTGGTTAAGTCTAAGAAAGCATAAAACTGTAAATACTACTGCTCAAGAGTGTCTTATTTTTAAGGCGGCACAAAAGTACTTAATTAGTAGTACTTAATTAGTACTTACAAAGAAGTTGAAAGAATGTGCGATCTGAGGATACATTACAGAGAATTTCAGAATATACATAGGACTTTCATAAGTCACTTTTGTTATACCGTCTTTGTCAGTATATTGACAACAGTAATAGTAATACCTTTTTTAGTTGCAAGTGTTAATCAGAGGAATCAGATGTCCTGAAACAGcaagattttctgttttttgtgtgtgttttttcaataCCAAAAAGGGTCACAAAGGGTCTTctgtatatataaacataaacattaactAAATATCTGTGTGATTTGGGCTGAATGTAAACAGGAACATTTCACTTTGGAAGGTCATGTTTTGTCAGCAACACACAAGCAATGGTTTAGATGCAGTATGCATGGGTATATAATATGATGGGAAACCAATTTGGCATTTACTTAAAAGCCTACATAAATATGCTAAGAGTAGTGTTATATAGACTAGCAACTAAGTAACATGAGAACACAATGCTCTGCAAAGTGAAGACCATCTTTTCTTTCAGTCAGATCAATAGCTTTACAAGAGAGAAGCAAATTTAAATGTGAatctttattgtgttattgcgGCATctgtgttaaatgttttatttttcaaaagtaaAGTGCGAAATGTCTTTTACACATTTGACTAATCTCAGAAAAGGTACAGCTACTGCCACATGAAAAAAGTAGGCTGAATCAATTATAGTCAAAGCATTAGCCTACTTGTAAttagttactttccacatcACATGCTATTTTTAGAATGGTAGATTGGGGCTGTGCATGAATTCAGTTTTCCCCTACTGTAAACTCATCATGTGGTTCGGTCAGGAAATTGTAGCCTAAACAGTGTGACCTCAATAAAAATTCAGTCGTTACTGAAACAATGTCACCTGGACTGCATGGGTCGAGTCTATTTTTAAATCCAAACAATGCATGGAACTTCTGAGGACGGCAGCTGTCTCCACCATTTGGCAATTGATTGCTGTTTGCTTCATTGGTCACCAACGGGAGTAATCACACTCAcctttctttttaaactttacAACACTGGTATCAACAACAGTGATTAAGCCTGACACTGTGTCTCGAAAAGAGGCCTGGAGCATTTCGGATCCTCTGAGACCATCCAGCTGATGAGAGCGGTCTGACAGTTCTGTGTGAGGCTGTCAGGCGAGGCTCCTACCCGGAAACACGGCGCGTCAAGTTCGCATAGACAAGCACTTGCAAAACCGGAACAATGGCGATCccgccttcaaaataaaatggcaAACTTTAAAATCGTCAgtaattatgtgtgtgtaaaatacgTACAAATCAGCACTATAACaaaaatgattatttattaatatagcCCACCActtcagtgtaaaaatactaaaGGGATTGCATTGTATTACTGTCTTTCTTAATGAATTAATACATGTAAATAGATTACTCAGTACTATTAAGTGTTTAGACCTTTAAAGTAGGCCTAGCTAGCCTTAGTCAAAgtatcaatacaacaaaatataaagaatcaattaaaagtacacattttgcattcaagtaaaagtattatcagcaaaatgaaaTCAAAATGGTAATATATAATAGGTTACTTGAATGTTATTACTGACAAATGAATGTGTAGTTTTGACTTTTCAAGGTTGAACAACAACGAATTTGAACTTATTTACTGTTTGGTAGTGATATTTAAAGTATCCTTTTGGTTTGGTAGTGATATTTAAAGTAATGCATCATCTGTTTTTGTGAATTATAACTGGCAATTGTTATCCTCAAATACAAGTAAACTGCATTCATCATGTGGATTTCAGGATTCatctaataaatatttttattaactaatcatatttttttatgtcaaaTCTTATCTGCGAAAAGTTAAGCATACAATGAAACAGGTACCTAGAACGAAATTGAATTACTCAAGTAAAGTCAAAAATAACTCAAATAGGCCTACAGTTAGGTACTTTAAACCATTTGTAATCTTGGGtgaattaaagtaaaaatcCCATCACCTAACCGCCGGAAGTTGTGTTCCCTGTACTGCAGCTAGCTTGACAATCCGGTCCGGAAAAGCAGCGAGTTGCAGTGAAACGCCAACGACTGAAGAtagtggaggagaggaggaaggaggaaggaggatgATGGGAGCTAATAGTATTCCCTTTAAGTGACCCATATCTTACAGtagacccacataacataaaggCTAGTTTTTGTTGTCGAGGATTCTTCTGCAGCAAGATGTCGGCGTCGGCGATATTCATCCTCGACCTGAAGGGAAAGGTAAGTTTGTGGCGACTTGTTGTTTCGGGGGGGAGTTGACATCAAGGGCATTAACGAAGCACCTGCTACAGGaagagtgtgtatgtgagctGATATCAAGTCCAGAATAGTCACAAAATCAAAGGACATTTATGTTTTGTATTGGTTTTTATAGGAACTGTAGCCTTCCAATGCCAGAATACTGACATTTCCTGGCAAAGACAGGCAACTTACTTACTGCATGTGCCCTGTAAGACAGAGCAGTCAGGAAGAAAAGCTCAACTTGCCAAACTCGTTTCACCAATGTTCAGTATATACACGACTGAGGGCTTGTTCTTGTGAAGCAATGGAGCTTCTATTGTATTGTACATGAATTTCAAAGTTTAAAACTTTACTTTTTGCAGCTCCCCCAAAATGTTGACATTGAGACCTTTTGCAATGGTGGAACCAGTGGATGGAATTTGCATTTGTGCTTGCATTAAGTTGTCAGTTCATTTTCAACAAACTGTTTTAATAGCATAGTAAATTGAATCACTTTGGGTGTGGGACAGATCATGAATCTGAAGACATAACCTCAGGCTCTGTGACATTCTTATTGGCATTTTTTCTCAATTTTCTGTCATTTACTATATAGCCCAAGCAATTTAATCAAGAATGAAAACATTCCacagttgcagccctaatagtATCTGGaaactgcatttttaaaagcattctCCAAAATGCATTTGAGTTATTAGGTATATATGCTGTAGAATGAGATAAATAAAAGAGTACACGGAATTTTCCCCATTTCTGACTTCATCAGGTTTTACATCTAGGCTAAACCTCACAGGGTTCATTTATTTGAGGGCAAGAAAAGGAATCGCTGAAGAAGCCTTATATGCTTGACTATACCCATAGGGGAAGAGGATCAGTCCTTCATAGCCTGGATGTCTGATTGTACAGATTAAAggttttctctttccctctttccgTATCTATCTGTTTCTGCCCTGGGGCAAGTCAGTAGCTCTTCACCTTCagtcctctccctccctctgcccTGAAAAATCAGCTGCAATTAAAAATCGACTAAACTAGAAAGCAGAAGAGGGTATAAAAACAATGTTACAGGCAACCTTGTAGATATGAACAGGTAGATGGGTCACTCCAGTACACACATTTCTAGACATAGTTGAAAACACACAGCTGCTACAGAAGACAGTTTCCAAGTCTGCCCTTTATCTCTCCGCCCTCAGGTCCACTCCGCCTCTAAGATGTAGCTCCTGGGCACTAGACCGCCCACTGCATGGACCAGTTATGTAGACTGAAATGTCAGACTATTGAAATCAGCATGGCATCATTTCTTCCCAGGGCTTCCTAGTAGAATTTTTAATAAGCAGCACATTTCATCACAGCGCTGGTTCCAAAGGAGCTACAGCTCttagttttgtattttgtggttatttatttgtcagggacagtgcacattcgGCAACATTAGAGTGTAATATGTGCCAGAATTGGCCAAGACTGTCTCATTTTCATCAGTTTGACTCTGCAATCGGCCggccaccactttggtccaggctGAAATATAACAACCATTAAATGGCTGGCCAAAAAAATTGATACTGACATTTGCTGATACCCTGACTAATGATCTAGCCTCATCATTAGGTAAAAAGTTAAATTTGTCCAGTGCTTTGGTTtactttgtactttgtgtttagtgctaattaagATGGTAAAAATGGTCAACATCATACCGgcaaaacatcagcatgttagcattgtcattgtgagcatgttagcacgATGAAGTTAGCATTTAAGTGAGTGCACCGCTttgcctaagtacagcctcataGAACTGTTGGGTCTTGGTTTAGTTGAATTGGGAATGTTGAGCAGCAATGAACACCCAGCTGTTATGAAACAGAGGCACTGTGAGCATGCACAATGCTAAATGGTTGCAATTGATGGACCAACTCAGTGCGTCTTTTTGCCTTCTTCAGTGTGCCATTATTTCATCTACAAGTAAGCTACTGTTAACCCCTAACAGCCCTGTCACTCTAAGATATCATCATGATTCTCAGAGTGATAATGGAGTTATGCCAAGATGGCGTGgagtatagctgcctcggtgttaggtgcgctttgttttgtttttgtgtgttaattcttctattccatatttatatatttctacatttatttatgtcgactgtatgtttgtctacatgtagcacctttaccaccacagcaaattcctcgtatgtgtaaaacactacttggcaataaagctccttctgattctgattctttaaGCTGTGTGCTGTGATTGTTTTCCGAACTGATGATGAGTGATACAAATTGacaatagcttttttttttgttcctggTTGCCTTGCGGTGATACACTCCAACAAGGTTTTTGTGGTAGCCATTTTCCTTTAGAGGTCAGCAGCGAGTGGTGCCTATTGATTTCACACACTGTTAACAGTCACTGATTGCCTTGTGTGTCCCAATAACAAACTTCCCCAGATCCCTACAATGAGTGATGAGTGGTGCTTTTTAAGGTCACCagtggtatttcttttcattcccTTCTACCATTTTTCTATTTGTCTTTGCGGCTAAAACATGTCTTGTATTTTTACTTCTTTGTAAACCCCTTTGAGCAACTTATCATACAATATATGAATGTGATGTAGGGTTACATTTGTAGGAATTTTATGGGGGGGATGAAGGCTAGATGTAATAATATTTGTAGTAAGTATTAGCAAATGCCAACACAACTTCCCAAAATAAGATTTTATCAGACAGTATAGTATCTTAACTTGGAAGTAACACATTCACAGTAGAATTTAATGAGACCTGGATTAATAAGTATTAGCTACACTCTGCTTTGGGGCATTAAATGTGCTAACTGTTTGAGGTGTTCTGTTTGATGTGTCCTGCTTCTGCTGAACATACAACACtgtctgttttcctttttaaaagacCCAACATGACATGACAATTATATGTTGACTCTTATAGATGGGGTATGCAATTCTTGTCCAATACAAGTAATAGT
This genomic window from Micropterus dolomieu isolate WLL.071019.BEF.003 ecotype Adirondacks linkage group LG05, ASM2129224v1, whole genome shotgun sequence contains:
- the lg05h1orf210 gene encoding type III endosome membrane protein TEMP, which gives rise to MEPSSKGITSTATPTETQNDTLINPTGKNTSHNWEFLVAVLVTAISVSILITLLAKCQVVRRYLASYRHTRLRETDTVSQCDPSGLEVEFAMQRGHGINPHCIPPVSEEDDDGFIEDNYIPASERARAERAAEKMEDTEEEMDEIEFTIA